One window of the Pyrus communis chromosome 17, drPyrComm1.1, whole genome shotgun sequence genome contains the following:
- the LOC137723429 gene encoding uncharacterized protein, producing MEVESDQPDDVGNCIEETSVQHLFDPGSPDISNMFGEQQVAPRVGDAYQVVIPSMTMDAEQYKLLTNPVHSKVVSGSHYFLVGLPVPIVYSDEGNSIEDQRLESPTNPDNVVNGKSSKEARKRKKDPTRLRKKSSKLKVEPLLFGLDEGEESKAENVEPILVEENANRSLRSKSCYPVPGSSRSTWSDAELDGFLLGLYIFGKSFYQVKRFMEHKTIGEILSFYYGKFYRSDAHRIWSEYRKSRRKKCIIGEKIFTGWRQRELLSRIIPHVSEESQKSLSEGYKLFAEGTTSLEEYVSFLKSIVGIRVLVEAIGIGKGKEDLTGFALEPGKNNQGLLACPKLPAGKAFSSLTFSEIIKYLTGGVRLSKGRSNDIFWEAVWPRLLENGWHSEQPTHSLVFLTPGIKKFKRRKLTRGEQYFDSVSDVLNKVASEPELIQLQGEEELVPEATSDQDDLSNHQRHCYLKPRVATSKPNRMQFTVVDTSLVHGGKSQGIVELRYSPVEIQSNQKINCSRENEGDSCENKLNEHENDTAEMQLNSKPNMAKHLKRKRFTIVDTSLVHRGKSSTVIELRCSPTVFESVSKSTGLLREIEETSSADLLGKHKPDAADISLDGDVNNFSDNCHMDTSDIGGTNQMEVTNKADSAEKIECHPDQKTGMSDNKKLKRTTLHKFSRKEKYKHSNSVCPLPKRRRLAACAKAETGCLVNTCSQGLESEQVGPHGTLSSLDVGELVVSLAGPLEREPSIASLAEGGPVKENTSETRGGNCSGERMSHEKNENHQDQESSRLNLRDSMDSENVVVVNLEINVDSPCLPSSETHVVDTLSTSNMTSRRQSTRNRPLTPKALEALADGLLGVKKRKNNSEDVHGVKRVSKPSSKARRRVKVTSSHADTVSEVGASEENKVNEALNVNKDTDSKPLDQTGEKWPTGC from the exons ATGGAG GTGGAATCAGATCAGCCAGATGATGTTGGTAATTGCATCGAAGAGACATCTGTTCAGCATTTATTTGATCCAGGTAGTCCTGATATAAGCAATATGTTCGGAGAGCAGCAGGTGGCTCCCCGAGTTGGTGATGCATACCAAGTGGTAATCCCTTCCATGACTATGGACGCTGAGCAGTATAAGCTTTTGACTAATCCCGTTCATTCAAAAGTTGTTAGTGGTTCCCATTACTTTCTAGTTGGTTTGCCCGTACCAATTGTATATTCTGACGAAGGGAATAGTATTGAAGATCAGAGGCTGGAATCTCCAACTAACCCTGATAATGTGGTTAATGGAAAGAGTTCTAAGGAAgctagaaagagaaaaaaggaTCCTACTAGACTGAGGAAGAAAAGTTCAAAACTTAAAGTTGAACCCTTGTTATTTGGGTTAGACGAGGGAGAAGAATCAAAAGCAGAAAATGTTGAGCCGATTTTggtggaagagaatgcaaatcgATCACTTAGAAGCAAGTCCTGTTATCCAGTTCCCGGTTCATCAAGAAGCACGTGGAGTGATGCTGAATTGGATGGTTTTCTTCTGGGCTTATACATTTTTGGGAAGAGCTTTTACCAGGTGAAGAGATTCATGGAGCACAAAACCATCGGAGAAATACTGTCATTTTATTATGGGAAGTTTTATAGGTCTGATGCACACCGCATATGGTCAGAGTACCGGAAAAGTAGAAGAAAGAAATGTATCATTGGGGAGAAAATTTTTACAGGGTGGAGGCAACGGGAGCTGTTATCTCGTATAATTCCTCATGTCTCTGAAGAATCTCAAAAATCTTTATCAGAG GGTTACAAATTATTTGCAGAGGGGACAACGTCTCTAGAAGAATATGTCTCGTTCTTGAAGTCCATTGTTGGCATTCGTGTCCTTGTGGAAGCTATAGGAATTGGGAAAGGGAAAGAAGATCTCACAGGCTTTGCCCTGGAACCTGGAAAGAACAACCAAGGGCTTCTAGCTTGTCCAAAATTACCAGCTGGCAAAGCGTTTAGTTCTCTTACATTCAgtgaaataattaaatatttgactGGAGGGGTTCGGTTGAGCAAGGGGCGGTCTAATGATATCTTTTGGGAGGCTGTTTGGCCACGTTTGCTGGAAAATGGGTGGCATTCTGAGCAACCTACACATTCTCTGGTTTTTCTTACGCCTGGCATAAAGAAgttcaaaagaagaaaattgacAAGGGGAGAGCAGTATTTTGATTCTGTTAGTGATGTTCTGAACAAAGTGGCATCTGAACCAGAACTTATTCAGCTTCAAGGTGAAGAAGAACTTGTTCCAGAGGCGACATCAGACCAGGATGATCTATCTAATCATCAACGCCATTGCTACCTCAAACCTAGGGTCGCTACTAGCAAACCAAACCGGATGCAGTTCACTGTTGTTGACACCAGTTTGGTCCATGGGGGAAAATCACAAGGCATAGTGGAACTGAGATACTCACCAGTTGAAATCCAAAGTAATCAAAAAATCAATTGTTCAAGAGAAAATGAAGGAGACTCTTGTGagaataaattaaatgaacatgaGAATGATACTGCTGAAATGCAGTTGAACAGTAAACCCAATATGGCCAAGCACCTGAAGCGTAAGAGGTTCACGATTGTCGACACCAGTCTAGTTCATAGAGGAAAATCATCAACAGTTATAGAACTGAGATGCTCACCAACTGTATTTGAAAGTGTTTCTAAGTCAACTGGTCTTTTAcgagaaattgaagaaacttCTTCTGCTGATTTATTGGGCAAGCATAAGCCTGATGCTGCCGATATTTCATTGGATGGTGATGTGAATAACTTCAGCGACAACTGCCATATGGATACATCGGATATTGGTGGTACAAACCAAATGGAAGTAACAAATAAGGCAGATTCTGCAGAAAAAATAGAGTGCCACCCAGATCAAAAAACTGGCATGTCTGATAACAAGAAGCTGAAGAGGACTACATTACATAAATTTAGtcggaaagaaaaatataaacattCAAATTCTGTATGTCCTCTCCCCAAACGGCGAAGATTAGCTGCTTGTGCCAAGGCAGAAACAggttgcctcgtcaacacttgcTCTCAAGGTTTGGAGTCAGAACAAGTGGGACCTCATGGCACCTTGAGTTCTCTAGATGTAGGCGAGCTTGTTGTTTCTCTAGCGGGTCCTCTTGAAAGGGAGCCATCAATTGCTTCTCTTGCTGAAGGTGGTCCAGTAAAGGAGAATACTTCTGAAACTCGTGGTGGGAATTGTTCAGGTGAGCGCATGTCGCATGAGAAGAATGAGAATCATCAAGACCAGGAATCATCCAGGCTCAACCTACGTGATTCGATGGACAGTGAAAACGTTGTTGTGGTCAACCTGGAAATAAATGTAGACAGTCCGTGTCTCCCATCAAGTGAAACGCATGTTGTAGACACCTTGAGTACTTCTAACATGACCTCTAGGAGGCAAAGCACAAGAAACCGACCGCTAACACCTAAAGCATTGGAAGCTCTTGCAGACGGGTTATTAGGcgttaaaaagagaaaaaataacTCAGAAGATGTCCATGGGGTAAAGCGAGTCTCAAAACCCTCCAGCAAGGCCCGGAGGAGAGTCAAGGTAACATCAAGTCATGCTGATACTGTTAGTGAAGTTGGGGCTTCAGAAGAAAACAAGGTGAATGAAGCTTTGAATGTTAACAAAGATACAGATAGCAAACCTCTTGATCAAACTGGAGAAAAGTGGCCAACTGGCTGCTAG
- the LOC137722633 gene encoding zinc finger protein GAI-ASSOCIATED FACTOR 1-like, with translation MSIITGSAATGSFSSGNTGGEEVQQQQQELLNHHANFHGSNSFLPTTPNINSNGISTTQVQKQPPPAKKKRNLPGTPDPTAEVIALSPKTLMATNRFVCEICKKGFQRDQNLQLHRRGHNLPWKLKQRTSTEIIKRVYICPESSCVHHDPLRALGDLTGIKKHFFRKHGEKTWKCDKCSKKYAVQSDWKAHQKTCGTREYRCDCGTIFSRRDSFITHRAFCDAIAEENNRNQGVVPMSNNIMGAPNQGQLSNSELVIPASPPMNNKITDNPSSARSDTTTSDQFHHNFDAKNAPLTLEPQLPFPMPTKPVNMLPRTLNNNTSSSTSPSSLLFGLNHSGHGQSLIPNSSGHLSATQLLQKAAQMGATMSGGPNPNPSGTTITSMAPSTYGTATGGYNMNPFMQQRDPNNILQLETSPQFFGANYAQLGMFSGMLFDHTQNNGLLKNMEHENNGTSNKIGFGGASNVSNGDTLTVDFLGLGGSGNNNRAENFHDLQKQQHGQQDQLGFGGIDDHDDHLRMQRFGRS, from the exons ATGTCAATTATCACAGGTAGTGCTGCTACTGGGAGTTTCTCTTCAGGAAATACAGGTGGAGAAGAAGTTCAACAGCAACAACAAGAGCTATTAAATCACCATGCAAACTTTCATGGCTCCAACTCCTTCCTTCCAACAACACCTAATATCAATAGCAATGGTATTTCCACTACTCAAGTACAAAAGCAACCTCCACCAGCTAAGAAGAAAAGAAACCTACCAGGAACTCCAG ACCCAACTGCTGAAGTGATAGCCTTGTCACCAAAGACCCTGATGGCCACAAACCGGTTTGTGTGTGAAATTTGTAAGAAGGGGTTCCAAAGGGACCAAAACCTCCAACTCCACAGAAGAGGTCACAACTTGCCATGGAAGCTTAAGCAAAGAACGAGCACTGAGATAATTAAGCGAGTCTATATCTGCCCCGAATCCTCCTGCGTCCACCACGATCCATTGCGGGCGCTCGGGGATCTTACGGGCATCAAAAAGCACTTTTTCCGGAAGCACGGTGAGAAAACCTGGAAATGTGACAAGTGCTCCAAGAAGTACGCGGTGCAATCGGACTGGAAAGCTCATCAAAAGACCTGTGGTACTAGAGAATACAGATGTGACTGTGGAACCATCTTCTCCag AAGAGATAGCTTCATCACCCACAGAGCTTTTTGTGATGCCATAGCTGAAGAGAACAACAGAAACCAAGGAGTAGTACCAATGTCCAACAATATTATGGGAGCACCAAACCAAGGCCAACTTTCCAACAGTGAGCTCGTCATCCCGGCATCACCGCCCATGAACAACAAAATTACCGACAACCCATCGTCAGCAAGATCAGATACTACTACATCTGATCAATTTCATCATAATTTTGATGCCAAAAATGCCCCTTTAACCCTAGAACCCCAACTACCCTTCCCAATGCCCACAAAACCCGTAAACATGTTACCGAGAACCCTAAACAACAACACTTCATCATCAACATCACCATCGTCACTACTGTTCGGATTAAACCACAGCGGGCACGGTCAATCACTCATCCCCAACTCATCAGGCCATTTATCCGCCACGCAACTGCTACAGAAAGCGGCTCAAATGGGTGCAACTATGAGTGGCGgtcctaaccctaaccctagtgGTACAACCATAACAAGCATGGCACCCTCAACCTATGGTACAGCTACTGGTGGGTACAACATGAACCCCTTCATGCAGCAGAGAGATCCTAATAACATTCTGCAATTAGAGACCTCGCCGCAGTTTTTTGGCGCTAATTATGCGCAACTGGGGATGTTTAGCGGGATGTTATTCGATCATACTCAGAACAATGGTTTGTTGAAGAACATGGAGCATGAAAATAATGGGACTTCAAATAAAATAGGGTTCGGGGGTGCTAGTAATGTGAGTAACGGTGatacgttgaccgttgactttttagggCTTGGAGGATCGGGTAATAATAATAGAGCAGAAAACTTTCATGATCTGCAGAAACAACAACATGGCCAGCAAGATCAGTTGGGGTTCGGAGGAATTGATGATCATGATGATCACCTAAGAATGCAAAGATTTGGACGATCATGA
- the LOC137723733 gene encoding probable methyltransferase At1g29790: MARLCHPKCRLGNKSMGWLQILLGGLVIILSICSLVKFYSAGFFFHNEDICRQFTGVKDAYEGFDIKALSDRVGEVLNKLESLQEKLESAVQQMEKDKETLRTTNITKFEYKKYLEEDVIRPLYAAHISLRLIRLPKAEGIHNSTMKEEPLINTFVIEEIRKYITPKESRTGKLNIYGTERIYNTIGHACVLYKKELEEYMSYDIGSYCNDDWNLAQKLMLNGCDPLPRRRCLTRASMVYQKPYPINESLWKLPDDRNVRWSNYQCRNFKCLMGNNTKKGYFKCVGCFEMEKEKLKWVTNSSLSVDFLISDVLTIKPGEMRIGLDFGIGTGSFAARMRKHNITVVSTALNLKAPFNEMIALRGLIPLFVTLNQRLPFFDNTMDMIHTSGFLDGWIDLQLLDFILFDWDRILRPGGLLWIDRFFCVRKDLDDFMYMFLQLRYKKHKWAISPKSKDEVYFSALLEKPPRAI; encoded by the coding sequence ATGGCGAGGTTGTGTCATCCGAAATGTAGACTAGGTAATAAATCAATGGGTTGGCTTCAGATTCTACTAGGAGGCCTTGTTATAATTTTGAGCATATGCAGTCTCGTGAAGTTCTACTCTGCTGGGTTTTTCTTCCACAATGAAGATATATGCCGACAATTTACTGGCGTCAAAGATGCATATGAAGGGTTTGACATAAAAGCTTTGTCTGATCGAGTAGGGGAAGTTCtaaataaattggaaagctTACAAGAAAAGCTCGAGTCAGCTGTCCAGCAAATGGAGAAGGACAAAGAGACTTTACGTACAACTAACATTACAAAATTCGAGTACAAGAAGTATCTGGAGGAGGACGTAATCAGGCCTCTTTATGCCGCTCACATTTCTCTGAGGCTGATTCGGTTACCTAAAGCTGAAGGTATTCACAACTCAACGATGAAAGAGGAGCCTTTGATTAACACTTTTGTGATTGAAGAGATAAGGAAGTATATAACCCCAAAGGAGAGTAGAACCGGGAAGCTTAATATATATGGAACAGAAAGGATATACAATACAATTGGACATGCTTGTGTGTTATACAAGAAAGAGTTGGAAGAGTACATGAGCTATGATATCGGGTCTTATTGTAACGATGATTGGAACTTAGCTCAGAAGCTGATGCTTAACGGTTGTGATCCTCTGCCTCGGAGGCGGTGCTTGACAAGGGCCTCAATGGTCTACCAGAAGCCTTACCCTATCAATGAGTCTCTTTGGAAACTGCCGGATGATAGAAATGTGCGGTGGAGCAATTATCAGTGCAGGAACTTTAAGTGCTTGATGGGAAACAACACCAAGAAGGGTTATTTCAAGTGTGTCGGGTGTTTCGAAATGGAGAAGGAAAAGCTTAAATGGGTTACAAATAGCTCACTTTCCGTTGATTTTCTGATCAGTGATGTTTTGACTATTAAGCCCGGGGAGATGAGGATTGGTCTTGACTTTGGCATTGGCACTGGAAGTTTCGCTGCAAGGATGAGAAAACATAACATTACAGTAGTCTCCACTGCTCTTAACCTCAAGGCGCCTTTCAACGAGATGATTGCACTGAGAGGTTTGATTCCATTGTTTGTAACATTGAATCAACGCCTACCATTCTTCGACAACACAATGGACATGATTCACACCAGTGGATTTCTAGACGGCTGGATTGACCTGCAACTGCTGGATTTTATCCTGTTTGATTGGGATCGAATTCTGAGGCCAGGCGGATTGTTATGGATTGACCGGTTCTTCTGTGTTAGAAAGGATTTGGATGATTTCATGTACATGTTTCTGCAGCTGAGGTACAAGAAACACAAGTGGGCTATTTCTCCCAAATCAAAGGATGAGGTCTACTTTTCTGCGCTGTTGGAGAAACCTCCAAGAGCAATATAG
- the LOC137721776 gene encoding nuclear transcription factor Y subunit B-4-like, producing MDRSINMVDQEQDGMLPIANVGRIMKQILPPRAKISKEAKQTMQECATEFLSFVTGEASDKCHKENRKTVNGDDICWALSALGFDNYAQAAMRYLHKYREAERDKAAANNNQNTANIASHGDLQVREQTQTSNLEFRVLEKGDNSLITKP from the coding sequence ATGGATCGATCAATCAACATGGTTGATCAGGAACAAGATGGGATGCTCCCAATTGCAAACGTGGGTCGAATCATGAAGCAAATTCTTCCCCCAAGAGCCAAAATTTCCAAGGAGGCGAAACAAACAATGCAAGAATGTGCAACTGAGttcctaagttttgtgactggCGAGGCTTCTGACAAGTGTCACAAGGAGAATCGCAAGACCGTCAATGGAGACGACATCTGTTGGGCTCTGAGTGCTCTAGGGTTTGATAATTATGCCCAGGCTGCTATGAGGTACTTGCATAAATATAGGGAAGCTGAAAGAGACAAAGCTGCTGCTAACAACAACCAAAACACAGCAAATATTGCCAGTCATGGAGACCTGCAAGTAAGGGAGCAAACTCAGACTTCAAATCTGGAGTTTCGGGTGCTTGAGAAAGGTGACAACTCCCTTATTACCAAGCCATGA